TATCTTCATtgttaaaagaaactaaattagttattagttattaataagcattgtataaaagtatctatatagaattattttcaattaataagaATGACTATATTATGggaaataaatactattttaagtgagtgataaaattatgtttactataaaattaaaatttaaaacatgtagttATACAAGCCTTAATTAGTTATAGTAATGTAAACATTCTGTATTGTTTTATTCTGGTAAAGTTACATTCGATAACAGTGAGAACTCTCAGATACTAACATTCATTACTTTCTTTACTTAGCAtcttttataacagtaaaataaatttgtcattgAACACTTACTTATCTATCCTCAATGATGCCATGGGCAGGAGCAAATCCAGTGTAGAAATTACTTTAGTACTTTAGAAGATCCAAATGTAGAAATCTACTCTACATATTATTAGGTTATaccatttcagtaaaattatcattaaattttgttaacaataaaatattgaaaaatacaataattttcagGAGTAATGATTAGCTCCCCCTGAACCTGCCCCTGTCCATGACATTGCTTACAAGTAGAAAGTTCAATTTTCTTTatgaactaatttattttttaaaacattgttttaaaaatattaaacatattctcttaaaagagaaacataaaaatataaagtaacttataaaaacacacatacaaataaatttaagtatagaCATTTACCTCTTATATATGTTGTGACACAAAATATATCAGTATGTCCCTTTCTATGTGTATATTATACTctttttttgagtttttgttcattaaggctttgtttgtgtgtttttaacatTACCGTGCAAAACACATGGACTAATTATTGCTAAGATTCAATAGTGCTAAACAGAacttccaataaaatatttttctagtgCTATTATTTTATCTCcctatataactttaaaattaatcacttataataataaaattatttaacagtacAAATGATTctacattgtattgttttaaactacGTATAAGAAAACCTTTACTtcatatttgtattacaaaatatagatgatttaatatgataatacacatttaatatagTCAACACATACTCTAAATAAGATATTATGTAGCTATCTTTATCTCTCTCTCAGAATTATCtataacaatttgtaaaactGTTTCTTCAGTTCTATTGTAGTGAATGTATAGAAACCGTGTGTTCTGTTACTTTTACAGAAACTGTTAGTTTATCTTTCAGCATATTACAGGGGTATATTAATACTTAACTatcaataatgttaaaatacTCACTTACATTAAAGCACATATATGTGCTGGTAACTCTTATTTTCTACCAGTAATTCAAGACACAGACATGAAACGAATTAACTTTCCCTCTGTTTTCAATTACGTACTTTTTAGTGCACATGCTGTTCGTCTCAGCCACTTTATCAGAGAGCCAGTAACAGGTGTTTGGGCTGTCTAGCTGCAGCTGCTTCTCTCTTCTACCAACTTCATAAACTTCAAAACCGTAAAAATCGACAAGTTGTGCTATGAATCTGTCACAAGCAATAAAGAACATCGAGAAAGCATCAAAACTTGTAAGTTGTCTTGTTGCTCCAGTAGAAACATTAAATTCGATGAAACTTCCTTGTGAAACAAAAATGATGTTGCCATTGAAGATTTTTGGGTTACTTACAGCAGGCATGACATGAACCAGTGttgatgttttataattgtaaatggccaaattaaaataatctttgatGAAAACATAAGGTTCAAAGATCCTACATGAATATAAGGAGTTCACTCTTCCTATTCGTGTTTGTATGAAGTCTCTAAATCTTAACTCAGTTGCGTTGTATACATAAACATGCATCCTTACTCTCAGAAGACAGTCTTCTTCTTCTGCATCTTCTTCGGTCAGCAATAGAAAATCTGATGAGGACTTGTGAGAGTCATATATTCCTGTGAAACAGGAATTTGGGTTTCTTACAGGACAGATAACCTCCTTCAATTTTTCTCCAGTATTGATGTTCCAGACATGTAACAGTCTTGAGTAGCCTGCTGCAACTCCAAGGAAATAGTCACTAGAAACAACGTAAAAGCATATTTCTTCAATTGATTCATCATCATCCTTATAAAAAGGTGGCGACCTACCCTCCTCACTAAAATCTTCAGACAAGTGTCTTTCATCGAAATAAAACGTGTGGATCAAAGACCAAGGACTTGATGTGACACTTATACGGAACACGGACACCTTTGAGGATTGCACAAAAAGAATTCTATCTTCACTTAATAGTTCAACTTGGTCTATATTCAAGGTGTAATCCAGTTCACAAGGATCGTTTATCAAACAAATCGGTTTATCCCTGACATCCCAAAACTGTACCTTGTCATTAGCAA
The Homalodisca vitripennis isolate AUS2020 chromosome 4, UT_GWSS_2.1, whole genome shotgun sequence DNA segment above includes these coding regions:
- the LOC124359656 gene encoding uncharacterized protein LOC124359656 isoform X2, giving the protein MERLPIEMIAKISCYLSVADLVACSATCRTWREMFSDDMVWRRHCTLRLVEYLENTDTTVPPGLQLTEHSSLSPLPVWRTRFIRENHLWNNWRQSNFRIHEVVCNEGLGKTHAIFYENDYLVTVANDKVQFWDVRDKPICLINDPCELDYTLNIDQVELLSEDRILFVQSSKVSVFRISVTSSPWSLIHTFYFDERHLSEDFSEEGRSPPFYKDDDESIEEICFYVVSSDYFLGVAAGYSRLLHVWNINTGEKLKEVICPVRNPNSCFTGIYDSHKSSSDFLLLTEEDAEEEDCLLRVRMHVYVYNATELRFRDFIQTRIGRVNSLYSCRIFEPYVFIKDYFNLAIYNYKTSTLVHVMPAVSNPKIFNGNIIFVSQGSFIEFNVSTGATRQLTSFDAFSMFFIACDRFIAQLVDFYGFEVYEVGRREKQLQLDSPNTCYWLSDKVAETNSMCTKKYVIENRGKVNSFHVCVLNYW